From the genome of Primulina huaijiensis isolate GDHJ02 chromosome 11, ASM1229523v2, whole genome shotgun sequence:
CGCCTCTTAAAAATCTCCCAGCCAATCTGGATTAAATAACCGAAGAAGGAAAATGGCAATGTTTGTCTCATATGTAGATGGTGACAATTGCTTGCTGGTTGTAATTATGACAGAGAGGCCTAACGAACAACAGGGATTTCACCACACTGTCATTTCTTGACACTGTCTCAAAATTTATCCCCCGAGTAACAAAAAAGAATGGATTTCATCGTACAAGTGTGAGTCTGTCTGTGTAAGTGGGTTATTTTCAGGTGCAAGGGTAACACtcaaaacaaataattaaggTCAAAGTTTACTAGAATGTCTCTATTTCTTCAGGTGTGTAGATTTTGATACCAATTGTACACGCTAACCACTCGCCCCACTCTCTACTATTTAGACATTGTTCGATAATAATGTACTCATTTCCgattaaatttatgtttaaaatattgctaaaataattaaacttaaatataattaaagcatttgtcaaaaagagaaaataaaaacattaacTAAATAGTCCCTTGAACATGCAATTTAAAGATTGGGCCAGTTCCGTAGTAAAGGCAGAATCAGAGGTAGACGAGCGAGTAGAAAATACAgcgttttgaaattatttttttagcagCAAAACTAATCCGGTGGTCCTATCCATCCTATTACACTACTAAAGCAGGAAAAGATTTAGCTTTGAAGTTAGTTACTTTAAAAGATATAGAATGAATTGAAGAAGTAGATGACCTTATTTATGGACAAATAAAGGTTCTGTTTTATCATTCACACCAAATGATACTCGCTGTACTAAAATCGGGGCACATTTGATATTCGGGAGGACGATATAATATATGCCACATACACAAACCATACGTATATACACATaccattgatatatttttaaagcaacaaaaaaaaaaaaaaaagaggtgcTGTATTTCTTGAATCGAAATCATTTATATGATCCAAAAacttgtataaattttttttaaattctattTACTTTAAAGGTTTATGTGTGGTTCATGATTTGCAATTTGCAGTGAAATCTTCATCAACTAGCATTGTAACTTTCGAAGAATTccaccaatttaattaatttgatgatattattcCAAAATCCAAAATTTGTGATTAATAAAATTGGTACTTACATAAATACAGGTTTTGGTCCCGGCGGGGCTCGAACCCGCGACCTTCGGCTCATAAGACCAACGCTCTAACCAACTGAGCTACGGGACCTTTTCGAAGCAACTATTtgtgtttatttaaataaataaactttaatCATTTACCTCGTTACAGCGAGCGGATTCGTTTGTCTCGATTCAAATCTCACCGAACCAAAGCAAATATACGAAtttaacataatattttattttataatttcaacttaattatttatttattagataaaatattttgagggttTCAATTTAATTCAATCTTTTACTCaatcaattaaaatacaagaacaATACCGACTGTTTCgtttttttaagtgtattttttaatacaaagttagcataaataatatatttatgtacAAATTTTATTGAAGGGCATATACGTAAAACAATAttacttgttttttttaaagtagaaaaaagagtaaaaagacaaaaatgtgtgtgagacggtttcacgggtcgtattttctgagatagatctcttatttgggtcatccatgaaaaagtattactttttatgttaaaagtattactttttattgtaaatatcgatagggttgacccgtctcacatataaaaattcgtgagaccgtcttacaagataCTTACTCAAAGGTAAATACACGACTCCgttaaaaattactttttatgttaaaagtattactttttattgtaaatatcgatagggttgacccgtctcacatataaaaattcgtgagaccgtcttacaagataCTTACTCAAAGTTAAATACACGACtccgttaaaaattaaagaatctTGTTAATAGATGCTAACGCACGTTATGTGTATCTTTGTATATCTGTCAAAATCTTTGCACCGTAAATGACAAAACCGACCGGTGGCGGAGCTAAGGTTGCCACTatgtaaaaacaaaaacttcttttgtttgttttcgCGTAAGTAATGGGTTTTGCTGAGGTCAAGGTGGACCTAATCTTGCAAGTCCTATCCATCGGCTTAACATTAGAAAGATTTGCACTATACTTTTGCATACATGTTGATTCTTGACCACACTTTCTACGCGTAGTATGATCCTGATTTAACATGTTTTCTTTTAACTATTTCATATTTGTTATAACTCAATATCGAATTCGATATCATACTTGAATttatatctgtctcacaaaattgattcgtaAAACAGTTTCACAAAAATTTTAATGAGTaactaaatgatattttttcacaaaaactataTTTGAGGGTAATTTTTCTTTCCTTCTCACCCATTTTTATCTTCCCTTATGGGGGCTTATCTTTTTTGATCGGATCAAGCCTTGCCATATTTTGAATGTAAATCTTTAAAGCTATGAAAATATTGGCAGTGTGGTGTGTGGTCCGGTCCATGCTATGAATTTAAAGATTTGAAAATCTTACCATTTTTATTTGTGTGACGTTAGGGATAATGTCTTTTTTGACGAAATAAGTTGTTCCCCGTTATTTATGTggcaaaatttgttttttcaaaGAATCATATGCATTAATTCTTTATCCATATCTCTGTTAGAATCTCAATGGCCATTGCCAGAGCCATTTACTAAATCTACGGAGCTTCTTGGTGGTGAAATACATATATGGAATCTAGCAAATTATGAAttgggaagaaaaaaaaacagagagagaTGAAATTGATGCATGGGCATGCAGTACAAATTGAGGGGGACCTCATACATTTCTTCAAAAAGCTTTACAGCCAACAGAAAGATACCCTCAAATTGGTACACGCATGCAAAATCAAAACTTTCTTTGATTCACTGGCGTTTTTCCTCTTTTGGAAAATCCCATTTTACTGTTAAATCAAGGGTCTAAAATGGGTAAGAGAAGCAAGGAAAAACAGAGAGGGAGAGTCGGTCTAaggatggaaaaaaaaaagagtggtGCGAGGATTTGGGCGATATATATGAATGGGAGAGAAGGGTTAAGCGTTCAAATAGGATGTATTAGATTTTCGTAACAaaagtttgaattttattttatttttgtaaaaaaaatgtcTTTATTTCTTGTCCCAtttcgtatatatatataactgatGTGATCTTTCTCTGAGAATTTTTTCGCAACTGGGTTTGAGAAAAATCCGAAGTTCTCAGATTCTCTAaatatctttcatttttttttctgcaTAAGCTCGCAGCATAAACAGAAAAACAAAAGGTAACTTTGTTTGGTTGATTGCGTGGAGTTGTTCTTGTTTCCATATAAATGGGCAATCATGACTGCATTACCTGCAAGATTTTGCGTAATCTGTAGGATTTTCTATTGGGTTCTTGAAATTGTTTTAGATTTTCCGTTTTGAATTGTCTGTGATGTTTCTCGAGATGTTGGGtatatgaaaaatatggtgGGTGCAATGATTACTCATCCGGGGTGCCATTTAAATTCGAAGACCTCTGGCTTATTTTGATGGCTCAGAGTAAAAATGGCAGATGAAAAACATATTTCAAGGGGTGGTAATAGTAGATCAAAAAAGGACAAGCTAAAGAAAGTCCCCCAAAGAGGATTAGGTGTTGCCCAGCTTGAGAAGATGAGATTGGAGGAGCAACAGAACAAGGATAGTACTGAGATCTCCAGTTTCAGGACACATTTTCCCCCTTCTCCAAATTCAATTCCGTTGCCAGCCCCATCGCAAACTAATATCCCTTCACCAAATGCATTGTTTAGGCACACACCGTTAGTCTCCAATAGTGAAACTGTACATCAATGTTCAGTATCCAAAGCGATAATGAGTCCCCGATATGGTGATTGGTCGACCATTTCGAATGGTGAGTTCAATCTTGAAGGGGAAAGTCGAATGTTAGATAGTCATGGATTGGCATTTCAGCCTCGAGTGAATTCATCATATGATACAAATGCCTCAGTTTTACCTCTTCCTAGCGTGCCTCAGAGATCACACCAATCACATCAACTTCATTCTTCTCTGCCTTCTATGACTGTGAGTTGAACCATGTAAAACTTAATGCAGAATACACTTTATTGCATTGTAGTCATTTGATTTATCTTTACATTGAGAAATCAATTGATCTATGACAATTGCAGGCGAACCCATCGCCATCATCTGTGTTAAGTTACCGGATGGAGCTCCCTTCAAACCAAAATTTTCGAAGCAACAGTTATATACATTTGTATCCAGAAGAAGATAAGGTATACATCTTCGCCCTTAtgatatatttgtgtgtgtacTTACTGGTGAATGGATTATGGaaattgaaaaattatgttGGATTATGGAAATTGAAATATTTGCTGGTGAATGTTATGCTTCATGGATTTGTTTCTACTTTATGCTACATTGtctattttttgtatttattctTTGAGAACATATTTCCAATGAATGCCGTCTCAAAATGCTGATTTTCTGGATTTCGTGTTTATGTAATCAAAGGATTGATCAGATGTTTTTAAGGTTTGTCATAGGCTATGTCTGATTTGGTTGTGACGATGAAATGTAGATGGTTGGCATGAAGAGGGCGTACCCCTTTTCTCTAGAAACTCCACCGGCCCCTTCCTTCAATCGAAATTTTCATTCTACCTATTCTGCTTCCATGTCTAAATCTGAAGAATTAAATTCGTGTAGCAACAGATATACAGTTCATCTGGAACCAAGAAACAAATACACCAGGTTCTAACTATTTAAATAGTAGTAGTTTCTCGATTTCAAGAAAATTCTGCACTCTTTCTTGAATATACTGACCGAGTTTACTGAATTTTCTAGAGAAGGCCCTTCAAACTCCAGTCCCCTGCATGAAAGAAACCATAGTGAAGTAACCACAGATACCGGAAAGTTGAATGGAGATTTTCTATCGCTGGCTCCTCCAATGGCTGTTCCTCTGCTTGTTAACTCGAATTCCAAGCATGCTCTAACTTGTTTAAGCCAGGTGTACAACCAGTGATGGTTAAAAATACACCGTTCATTGTCCTTTTTCGTTTAGTTTATTCACACTACTTAACTCAAACTTATGCTTATATTACACTGAACAGGAAAATTCCAAGAGTCAAATCCAGGGAAGTGGAGCGAGTGGAGCAGTTGAACAGCCTTCTTTCAACTTCTTCCCCATCGAGTTGCGTAACAACCAACCTACAACCAAGGACAAAACAATTGATCTCAATCTAAAGCTGTAAACCTTAATCTTGTCTAATAGAGACTGGTCTAAGCGTAAAATTGTTCGAGTAACGAACTGTTTGTAAACCATTTGATCGTTATGCCTTTCAAATATCTTCTTATACATCATGTTTCTTTCAAAGCTTCGATTATTTTCAAGAAACTATAGCCTATATATACATGACCTGCCAAATGTTTGTATTTGCTCAAGCGGTTGCTAGCTTCCATGTTTTGGTTTTTTTCCAGTTTCATTTGACTAGGATGTTGGATTTTGTGAGATTGTCTGTGTAAAGTCCAAAAATCCACAAATCCACTCACgaaaaaatttaattcatcATTATGTCATGTGTTTAATGGTTTATATT
Proteins encoded in this window:
- the LOC140987514 gene encoding uncharacterized protein; translated protein: MADEKHISRGGNSRSKKDKLKKVPQRGLGVAQLEKMRLEEQQNKDSTEISSFRTHFPPSPNSIPLPAPSQTNIPSPNALFRHTPLVSNSETVHQCSVSKAIMSPRYGDWSTISNGEFNLEGESRMLDSHGLAFQPRVNSSYDTNASVLPLPSVPQRSHQSHQLHSSLPSMTANPSPSSVLSYRMELPSNQNFRSNSYIHLYPEEDKMVGMKRAYPFSLETPPAPSFNRNFHSTYSASMSKSEELNSCSNRYTVHLEPRNKYTREGPSNSSPLHERNHSEVTTDTGKLNGDFLSLAPPMAVPLLVNSNSKHALTCLSQENSKSQIQGSGASGAVEQPSFNFFPIELRNNQPTTKDKTIDLNLKL